One window from the genome of Spirosoma rhododendri encodes:
- a CDS encoding glutathionylspermidine synthase family protein, with protein sequence MPTLTSLPKAPDDQLRNLGWDWMLGQDTLPYLTNEVVVLTVAEVDAYEEAAKELFDMFVAAGQLVIDQNRFAELGIPDSLVELIKLTWDDDRNIHLYGRFDLAGGIDGKPIKLIEFNADTATCLPETAVVQFAHLKANKRDESQQFNSVFETLTAQFEEILAVNPDLQPSLLLSAMRNFPEDDANVALIGEAAREAGFEVEFDFIDEVEFSEEDGIYWQNPRNSQFEKMDFWFRLVPWEVIADEEPDLIEILTEIVRRRHALILNPAYTLLFQSKHILKILWELYPNHPLLLETDAKPLSGKACVEKVIFGREGANVRVLNADGSERDAVEGDYADYPKVYQEYVDFPQDADGRRYQAGVFYAGAACGLGFRRGGAILNNTASFVGHVVE encoded by the coding sequence ATGCCTACGCTTACTTCACTGCCAAAAGCACCCGACGACCAACTCCGAAACCTCGGTTGGGACTGGATGCTGGGGCAGGACACATTACCTTATCTGACCAATGAAGTTGTTGTATTGACGGTAGCCGAAGTCGACGCCTACGAAGAAGCGGCCAAGGAGTTATTCGATATGTTCGTCGCGGCTGGTCAGCTGGTGATTGATCAGAACCGGTTTGCCGAGCTGGGCATCCCCGACAGTCTGGTTGAGCTTATCAAGCTAACCTGGGATGACGACCGCAACATCCACCTCTACGGCCGTTTCGATCTGGCCGGGGGTATCGACGGCAAGCCGATCAAACTCATCGAATTCAACGCCGACACGGCTACCTGCCTGCCCGAAACGGCCGTCGTGCAGTTTGCCCATCTGAAAGCCAACAAGCGCGACGAAAGCCAGCAGTTCAACAGCGTATTTGAAACACTGACGGCTCAGTTTGAGGAGATTCTGGCCGTCAACCCCGATCTGCAACCATCGCTGCTGCTATCGGCAATGCGCAATTTCCCCGAAGACGACGCCAACGTCGCCCTGATTGGTGAAGCGGCCCGCGAAGCCGGTTTCGAGGTCGAATTTGACTTTATCGACGAGGTCGAATTTTCGGAAGAAGACGGCATCTACTGGCAGAATCCACGCAACAGCCAGTTCGAGAAAATGGATTTCTGGTTCCGGCTTGTGCCGTGGGAAGTTATCGCCGACGAAGAGCCCGATCTGATCGAGATACTGACCGAGATTGTCCGCAGACGGCACGCCCTGATTCTGAACCCGGCCTATACGCTGCTGTTCCAGTCGAAACACATTCTCAAAATTTTGTGGGAACTCTACCCGAATCACCCGCTACTGCTCGAAACCGACGCCAAACCACTGTCGGGCAAAGCCTGTGTCGAGAAGGTGATCTTCGGCCGGGAAGGGGCCAACGTACGAGTGCTCAACGCCGACGGCAGCGAACGCGACGCGGTGGAAGGCGACTACGCCGACTACCCGAAAGTGTACCAGGAATACGTCGACTTCCCGCAGGACGCCGATGGCCGTCGCTACCAGGCGGGCGTGTTCTACGCGGGTGCCGCCTGTGGCCTCGGCTTCCGGCGTGGTGGTGCCATCCTCAACAACACCGCCAGCTTCGTCGGGCATGTGGTTGAATAG
- a CDS encoding ATP-grasp domain-containing protein, producing MVLIWGIPSESPIQRLLDELDTLDQPYLAVSQRHFAETNLHLTVDASGTLGGELAYQQRTYPLDAFTGVYLRLTDENTLPEYRCLAADDPLRTHAHQLIQSLTLWTEWSGCRTVNKLSAMASNNSKPYQAQFIRQCGFLTPDTLITNEPAEVTAFCQQHNDRIIYKSISGVRSIVQTWQANGDADKLALVRHCPVQFQRQVEGFDVRVHVIGELCIATRITAQATDYRYALQQTGESAQLSPYELDDDLSARCVDLSRTLDLDFSGIDLRIAPNGSVYCFEVNPCPAYTYYESHTGQPIAARLAEYLSGHDNYYRRVWQL from the coding sequence ATGGTACTGATCTGGGGCATCCCGAGCGAATCGCCCATCCAACGTTTGCTTGACGAACTCGACACGCTCGACCAACCGTATCTGGCTGTCAGCCAGCGGCATTTTGCCGAAACGAATTTACACCTAACCGTCGACGCATCGGGTACATTGGGTGGAGAACTGGCGTATCAGCAGCGAACCTACCCACTCGACGCCTTCACGGGTGTGTACCTGCGCCTGACCGACGAAAACACCCTGCCCGAGTACCGGTGCCTTGCCGCCGACGATCCGCTACGTACCCACGCCCACCAACTAATACAGTCACTGACGCTATGGACTGAATGGTCGGGTTGCCGGACCGTCAACAAACTATCAGCAATGGCGTCGAACAACTCAAAACCGTATCAGGCTCAGTTTATCAGGCAGTGCGGCTTTCTGACACCCGACACGCTGATTACCAACGAACCCGCCGAGGTAACGGCCTTCTGCCAGCAGCACAACGACCGGATCATTTATAAGTCGATCAGTGGCGTTCGGTCCATCGTGCAGACGTGGCAGGCCAACGGCGACGCCGACAAGCTGGCACTTGTCCGGCACTGTCCGGTGCAGTTTCAGCGGCAGGTAGAAGGGTTCGACGTGCGGGTTCACGTCATCGGCGAACTGTGTATTGCCACGCGCATCACGGCTCAGGCCACCGATTATCGCTACGCGCTTCAGCAAACCGGCGAATCGGCCCAACTCTCCCCGTACGAACTGGACGATGACTTATCGGCGCGCTGTGTTGACCTGTCGCGGACGCTCGACCTTGATTTTTCGGGCATCGACCTGCGGATTGCGCCCAACGGATCGGTGTACTGTTTCGAGGTAAACCCCTGCCCAGCCTACACCTACTACGAATCGCACACGGGTCAGCCCATCGCGGCCCGGCTGGCCGAATACCTCAGCGGGCACGATAACTATTACCGGCGCGTTTGGCAGCTATAA
- a CDS encoding glycerol-3-phosphate dehydrogenase/oxidase: MNRDAAKRQLQTDQFDICIIGAGASGAGAALDAALRGYRVALIDRGDFSGETSSRSTKLIHGGVRYLEQAIKKLDLAQLKQVRHGLAERRTVIRNAPHLAHPLGLLTPVFSRFEGLYISFGLALYDFFAHDSTFPKGQWLSRKQALATMPTLTPRMHSAVQYYDGQLNDARYALALAQSAAEAGATVANYVALTGFSHDTTGRVNQATLTDQLTGDSLTVRAKLFLNCTGPYADAVRLMANPALEPRIRPSKGVHIVLPRSVLNSDSAILIPKTPDGRVVFAIPFGDSVFVGTTDDDYHSLSEEPVLEPAEVDYLLETLAPYVAEVPKRSDVRAGFGGIRPLIVSSRADTKTLLRDHEVEHDETSGLLSLLGGKWTTYRLMAQDAIDRAGAQLNQPVACTTATHYLVGGEGYHFADWAKLQQQYNLPDDVCQHLLRTYGNRADRVAALTRTDASLADRLLDGQPYIRAEVLYQVEHEMAVTLRDVLARRWRLELADWQLTAQAAPQVADLMAQSLGWTTGQRDSYLSDYLSLLTAFREQAGMPTDARSFA, translated from the coding sequence ATGAACCGGGACGCTGCCAAGAGACAATTACAAACCGATCAGTTCGACATCTGTATTATCGGTGCTGGGGCCAGCGGTGCCGGTGCCGCCCTCGACGCGGCCCTGCGCGGTTATCGGGTTGCCCTGATCGACCGGGGCGACTTTTCGGGCGAAACCTCATCGCGGTCGACCAAGCTCATTCACGGGGGCGTTCGCTACCTGGAGCAGGCCATCAAAAAACTTGATTTGGCGCAGCTGAAACAGGTGCGGCACGGACTGGCCGAACGCCGGACCGTTATCCGCAACGCGCCCCACCTGGCGCATCCGCTGGGCCTGCTGACCCCCGTCTTCAGTCGGTTTGAAGGGCTTTATATTTCCTTCGGCCTGGCGTTGTACGATTTTTTTGCCCACGACAGTACCTTTCCAAAAGGGCAGTGGTTGAGCCGGAAACAGGCACTGGCGACCATGCCGACGCTGACACCCCGGATGCACAGTGCCGTGCAGTACTACGACGGGCAGCTCAACGACGCCCGCTATGCGCTGGCACTGGCGCAGTCGGCCGCCGAAGCAGGGGCAACTGTTGCCAACTACGTCGCCCTCACCGGCTTTTCGCACGATACCACAGGCCGTGTTAATCAGGCGACACTGACTGATCAACTGACGGGCGACTCACTTACGGTACGAGCCAAACTTTTCCTCAACTGTACCGGCCCCTACGCCGACGCGGTCCGGCTGATGGCGAACCCCGCGCTTGAACCGCGCATTCGGCCCAGCAAAGGCGTTCATATCGTACTGCCCCGGTCGGTGCTCAACAGCGACAGTGCCATCCTCATCCCGAAAACACCCGACGGCCGGGTGGTTTTTGCCATCCCCTTCGGCGACAGCGTATTTGTGGGTACGACCGACGACGATTATCACTCGCTGAGCGAAGAGCCGGTGCTGGAACCCGCCGAAGTCGATTACCTGCTCGAAACCCTGGCCCCTTACGTAGCGGAAGTACCCAAACGATCGGACGTGCGGGCGGGATTCGGCGGGATTCGGCCCCTGATCGTTAGTAGCCGGGCCGACACCAAGACGCTGCTGCGCGACCACGAAGTCGAACACGACGAAACATCCGGCCTGCTGAGCCTGCTCGGTGGTAAGTGGACGACTTATCGCCTGATGGCGCAGGACGCTATTGACCGGGCGGGGGCGCAGCTAAACCAACCAGTAGCCTGCACCACGGCGACGCATTACCTGGTCGGGGGTGAGGGCTACCACTTTGCCGACTGGGCGAAACTACAGCAGCAGTATAACCTGCCCGACGACGTGTGTCAGCACCTGCTGCGCACCTACGGTAACCGCGCTGACCGGGTAGCCGCGCTGACGCGTACCGATGCGTCGCTGGCCGACCGGCTTCTCGATGGGCAACCGTATATCCGGGCGGAAGTACTGTATCAGGTGGAGCACGAAATGGCGGTCACCCTGCGCGACGTACTGGCCCGGCGCTGGCGGCTCGAACTGGCCGACTGGCAGCTGACCGCACAGGCGGCTCCGCAGGTAGCCGATCTGATGGCGCAGTCGCTCGGCTGGACCACCGGACAGCGCGATAGTTATCTATCCGACTACCTGTCGCTGCTGACCGCTTTCCGCGAACAGGCCGGTATGCCAACCGACGCCCGTTCGTTTGCCTAG
- the uvrB gene encoding excinuclease ABC subunit UvrB: protein MNFKLTSEFQPTGDQPKAIEQLVKGIREGEPAQVLLGVTGSGKTFSVANLIAQTNRPTLVLSHNKTLAAQLYGEFKQFFPENAVEYFISYYDYYQPEAYIATTNTYIEKDLAINEEIDKLRLAATSALMSGRRDVIVIASVSCIYGMGNPEEFKRNVVRIGVGEQMSRNNFLHQLVSILYSRTEGDFQRGNFRVKGDTVDLYVAYADFAYRVIFFGDEIETIQRIDPSTGKKISDENLVTIFPANLFVTGRDTLNGAIHQIQDDMVAQVRYFESEFREQEATRIQERTEFDLEMMRELGYCSGIENYSRYFDKRMPGQRPFCLLDYFPDDYLLVIDESHVTIPQIRAMWGGDRSRKTALVDYGFRLPSAMDNRPLTFQEFEDLSGQTIYVSATPADYELRKSEGVVVEQLIRPTGLLDPEIEVRPSLNQIDDLLESIDGRVKKNERVLVTTLTKRMAEELTKYLERVGIKTRYIHSEVKTLDRVEILRDLRLGNFDVLVGVNLLREGLDLPEVSLVAIMDADKEGFLRDIRSLIQTIGRAARNANGKVIMYADTITGSMQKAIDETNRRRAVQMEYNTDNGIVPTTVLKSREAILGQTKVADSKPKHFYVEPEEIRIAADPVVAYMGKGDLEKVINETQSKMERAAKELDFLEAARLRDELFQLRDKLKKETA from the coding sequence ATGAACTTTAAACTAACCTCTGAATTTCAGCCCACCGGCGATCAGCCTAAAGCCATCGAGCAGTTGGTAAAGGGCATCCGGGAGGGCGAACCGGCGCAGGTTCTGCTTGGCGTAACGGGGTCGGGCAAAACCTTTTCCGTGGCTAACCTGATTGCCCAGACCAACCGCCCGACGCTGGTGCTGAGCCACAACAAAACGCTGGCCGCGCAGCTCTACGGCGAATTCAAGCAGTTTTTTCCCGAAAACGCCGTCGAGTACTTCATCTCGTACTACGACTACTACCAGCCGGAAGCGTATATCGCCACGACCAACACGTATATCGAGAAAGACCTGGCCATCAACGAGGAAATCGACAAGCTGCGGCTGGCGGCAACCTCGGCCCTGATGAGCGGTCGGCGCGACGTGATCGTGATTGCGTCGGTGTCGTGCATCTACGGCATGGGTAACCCCGAAGAATTTAAGCGCAACGTGGTGCGGATCGGGGTGGGTGAGCAGATGAGCCGTAACAACTTCCTGCATCAGCTCGTCAGCATTCTGTACAGCCGGACGGAGGGCGATTTTCAGCGGGGTAACTTCCGCGTCAAAGGCGACACCGTCGACCTGTACGTGGCCTACGCCGACTTTGCCTACCGGGTCATTTTCTTCGGCGACGAGATCGAAACGATTCAGCGAATCGACCCGTCGACGGGCAAGAAAATCTCCGACGAAAACCTGGTCACGATCTTCCCCGCCAACCTGTTCGTAACCGGCCGCGATACACTCAACGGCGCCATTCACCAGATTCAGGATGACATGGTGGCGCAGGTGCGGTACTTTGAGTCGGAATTTCGCGAACAGGAAGCGACACGTATTCAGGAACGCACCGAGTTCGACCTCGAAATGATGCGCGAACTGGGCTACTGCTCGGGTATCGAGAACTACTCGCGATACTTTGACAAGCGGATGCCCGGTCAGCGCCCGTTCTGCCTGCTCGACTATTTTCCCGATGATTACCTGCTGGTAATTGACGAAAGTCACGTTACGATTCCACAGATTCGGGCGATGTGGGGGGGCGACCGCTCCCGCAAAACCGCACTGGTCGATTACGGCTTCCGGCTTCCCTCCGCGATGGATAACCGCCCACTGACGTTTCAGGAGTTCGAGGATTTGTCGGGTCAAACGATCTACGTATCGGCAACCCCCGCCGACTATGAATTACGGAAAAGTGAAGGCGTTGTTGTGGAGCAATTGATTCGCCCAACGGGTCTGCTCGACCCCGAAATCGAAGTGCGCCCCAGCCTGAACCAGATCGATGACCTGCTCGAATCCATCGACGGCCGGGTTAAGAAAAACGAACGGGTGCTGGTCACAACGCTGACCAAGCGCATGGCCGAAGAACTGACCAAGTACTTAGAGCGCGTTGGTATCAAAACTCGCTACATCCACTCCGAAGTCAAAACGCTTGACCGCGTCGAAATTCTGCGCGATCTGCGACTCGGCAACTTCGACGTGTTGGTCGGTGTCAACCTGCTGCGCGAGGGACTTGACCTGCCCGAGGTGTCGCTGGTGGCGATCATGGATGCCGACAAGGAAGGCTTCCTGCGCGACATCCGTTCGTTGATTCAGACCATCGGCCGGGCCGCGCGAAACGCCAACGGCAAGGTGATTATGTACGCCGATACGATCACGGGTTCGATGCAGAAAGCGATCGACGAAACTAACCGGCGCCGGGCGGTTCAGATGGAGTACAACACCGACAACGGTATCGTACCGACAACGGTACTGAAGTCGCGCGAAGCCATCCTGGGGCAGACGAAAGTAGCCGATTCCAAGCCGAAGCACTTCTATGTCGAGCCGGAGGAAATTCGCATTGCTGCCGACCCGGTGGTGGCGTACATGGGCAAGGGCGATCTGGAGAAAGTCATCAACGAAACGCAGTCGAAGATGGAGCGTGCCGCCAAAGAACTCGACTTCCTCGAAGCTGCCCGCCTGCGCGACGAACTGTTCCAGCTACGCGACAAACTGAAGAAGGAGACGGCGTAA
- a CDS encoding MFS transporter, giving the protein MNHWRIKLSLLLNYFVFAILLNSVGTVILQVQNNYGVSASSASVLEAFKDLTIAFVSFLVASYITRIGYKRAMLIALAMVALACLLMPQVPTFWTTKLLFAATGASFALIKVSVFATIGLVTEDRNAHASFMNFLESFFMIGVLSGYFLFSAFVDDTNPKSTAWLTVYYVLAAIAGLAFLLLLSTPVDESSVQHEAGKNLTDDLGDMLRLAVTPVVLVFVMSAFIYVLMEQGIMSWLPTFNSQILKLPTSLSIQMASILAASTALGRFLAGLVLRRLSWYWLLMICLVIAGGLVLLALPLAASVDGRSVTGWSSAPLAAFVFPMIGLFIAPIYPAINSAILSSLPLRQHGPMAGLIVIFSALGGTTGSLITGHVFEAYGGQTAFYFSLVPIGLLLVLLTLFNRMQPATKLTVTSSAGH; this is encoded by the coding sequence ATGAATCATTGGCGCATCAAACTGTCTTTGTTGCTGAATTACTTTGTTTTTGCCATCCTGCTCAATAGTGTTGGCACCGTGATTTTGCAGGTTCAGAACAACTACGGCGTATCGGCCTCGTCGGCCAGTGTGCTGGAAGCGTTCAAAGACCTGACCATCGCGTTTGTGTCGTTTCTGGTGGCTTCCTACATAACCCGGATCGGCTACAAACGGGCCATGCTGATCGCGCTGGCGATGGTTGCGCTGGCCTGCCTGCTGATGCCGCAGGTGCCGACGTTCTGGACAACCAAGCTGCTCTTTGCCGCTACGGGGGCCAGCTTCGCGCTTATCAAAGTATCGGTCTTCGCCACGATCGGCCTCGTCACCGAAGACCGGAACGCGCACGCCAGCTTCATGAATTTTCTGGAATCGTTTTTCATGATCGGCGTACTGTCGGGCTATTTTCTGTTCAGCGCCTTCGTCGACGATACCAATCCCAAATCGACCGCCTGGCTGACGGTGTACTATGTGCTGGCGGCTATCGCGGGGCTGGCTTTTCTGCTACTGCTCAGCACGCCGGTCGATGAGTCGAGTGTGCAGCACGAAGCCGGTAAAAACCTGACGGATGATTTGGGCGATATGCTTCGGTTGGCCGTCACACCCGTTGTGCTGGTGTTCGTTATGTCGGCCTTTATTTACGTGCTGATGGAGCAGGGGATTATGAGCTGGCTCCCGACCTTCAACAGTCAGATTCTGAAACTGCCGACGTCGCTCAGTATTCAGATGGCGAGTATTCTGGCGGCAAGTACCGCGCTGGGTCGGTTTCTGGCGGGGCTGGTACTGCGTCGGCTGTCGTGGTACTGGCTGCTGATGATCTGTCTGGTCATCGCGGGTGGGCTGGTGCTGCTGGCCCTGCCGCTGGCGGCTTCCGTCGATGGGCGCAGCGTAACGGGCTGGAGCAGCGCACCGCTGGCGGCTTTCGTTTTTCCGATGATCGGACTGTTTATCGCGCCCATCTACCCGGCTATCAACTCAGCCATTCTGAGCAGCCTGCCCCTGCGGCAACACGGCCCGATGGCAGGGCTGATCGTGATTTTCTCGGCCCTCGGCGGCACCACCGGTTCACTGATCACGGGACACGTGTTTGAAGCGTACGGCGGACAGACGGCCTTCTATTTTTCGCTTGTTCCCATCGGCCTGCTGCTTGTTCTGCTGACTCTCTTCAACCGGATGCAACCCGCTACCAAACTCACCGTGACCAGCTCGGCCGGTCACTGA
- the treF gene encoding alpha,alpha-trehalase TreF: protein MTTKTRPLSPDQLFGDLFIAVQTSKLFPDSKTFVDCIPHTAPDQLMALYEVEKNEPDFDLKAFVLKHFIIPTPAVDKFESDIAAGTVAHIHQLWDRLTRPADEAVPYDSRVPLPKPYVVPGGRFREIFYWDSYFTMLGLMDSNRHDLMRDMIDNFAHLIDEFGYIPNGNRTYFLSRSQPPYFALMIGLLTEVDGSDVLTKYLPQLQREYDFWMDGAGDSAQPVNRRTVRLSRLPGTVLNRYWDDTPTPRPEAYREELHLSDALKLAGPRAGELYTHIRAACESGWDFSSRWMANASTMATIRAADIVPVDLNCLLYALEDTLRQAYGYAGQQVQAAQFEQLANARKQAIMTLFWDEKTRFFYDYDLVNDRLVPELTLAGAFPLFFNLATDLQANFVHDHLKASFLQAGGWVTTLQRTGQQWDWPNGWAPLQWIVYKGLTNYHFTETADTGRDNWLDLNDRVFRATGKMMEKYNVVDAALRTGGGEYPNQDGFGWTNGVYLRFHKFANK from the coding sequence TTGACTACCAAAACCCGCCCCCTGTCGCCCGATCAGTTGTTTGGTGATCTGTTCATCGCGGTGCAGACCAGCAAGCTGTTTCCCGACTCGAAAACGTTTGTCGACTGCATCCCCCACACAGCCCCCGATCAGCTTATGGCGCTGTACGAAGTCGAAAAAAATGAGCCTGACTTCGACCTTAAGGCGTTCGTACTGAAGCATTTCATTATACCAACTCCCGCTGTCGACAAGTTTGAAAGCGATATTGCCGCCGGTACCGTTGCGCATATTCACCAACTGTGGGACCGCCTGACGCGCCCCGCCGACGAAGCCGTGCCCTACGATTCGCGGGTGCCGCTGCCGAAGCCCTACGTGGTGCCGGGTGGCCGCTTCCGCGAGATTTTCTACTGGGATAGCTACTTCACCATGCTGGGATTGATGGACTCGAATCGGCACGACCTGATGCGCGATATGATCGACAACTTCGCCCACCTGATTGACGAGTTTGGCTACATCCCCAACGGCAACCGAACGTACTTTCTTAGCCGGTCGCAACCGCCTTATTTCGCCCTGATGATTGGTTTACTGACCGAGGTCGACGGCTCCGACGTACTGACGAAGTACCTGCCGCAGCTTCAGCGCGAATACGATTTCTGGATGGATGGCGCGGGCGATTCAGCCCAACCTGTAAACCGCCGTACGGTGCGTCTCAGCAGGCTGCCAGGTACCGTGCTGAACCGGTACTGGGACGATACGCCCACACCCCGACCCGAAGCTTATCGGGAAGAATTGCACCTGTCGGACGCGCTGAAACTGGCGGGGCCGCGGGCTGGTGAACTGTACACGCACATCCGGGCAGCCTGCGAATCGGGCTGGGATTTCAGCAGCCGATGGATGGCAAACGCGTCGACGATGGCCACCATTCGCGCGGCCGACATCGTCCCCGTCGATCTGAATTGTCTGCTGTATGCGCTGGAAGATACGCTCCGGCAAGCCTACGGATACGCCGGGCAACAGGTGCAGGCCGCGCAGTTTGAGCAGCTGGCCAACGCCCGAAAACAAGCCATCATGACGCTGTTCTGGGACGAGAAAACCCGCTTCTTCTACGATTACGACCTGGTCAACGATCGACTCGTCCCGGAGCTGACACTGGCGGGCGCGTTTCCGCTTTTCTTCAATCTGGCAACTGACTTACAGGCGAATTTTGTCCATGACCACCTGAAAGCGAGCTTTCTACAGGCAGGTGGCTGGGTCACAACGCTTCAGCGAACCGGGCAGCAGTGGGACTGGCCGAACGGTTGGGCACCGCTGCAATGGATCGTTTACAAAGGGCTGACCAACTATCACTTTACCGAAACGGCTGATACCGGCCGCGACAACTGGCTGGACCTGAACGACCGCGTTTTCAGGGCAACAGGCAAGATGATGGAAAAGTATAACGTGGTCGATGCCGCGCTGAGAACGGGGGGCGGGGAATACCCGAATCAGGACGGTTTCGGCTGGACAAATGGCGTTTATTTACGATTTCATAAATTCGCTAACAAGTGA
- a CDS encoding S8 family serine peptidase, translating into MKKQANPATDESLAAGQSVLVEIKVPQAGLQAGLQFETTIRATTVASTLGFVVDPSFNPVPVRPSNTQREAMLAANEDNQHIVVKATLTDAQREAAKASPDVIEIWSDPEIEPIACPIPPCDCSPGTPHGTIADVATYLGVNQIWNAGKRGEGIVVGVVDGGITATGRTLAGGEAPARTINNVIGGWPTDSWGTRGSGWNYHGNMCSTDVLGMAPNSRIYDLRIADAANTTGLLSNALQAFQWAINQHASNGTPHVLTNSWGIFNIASAPDYVSNPNHPFTRKVVEAIDAGIIVLFAAGNCGDTCPDGRCASSGPGQSIWGANGHPRVITVGAVNKDEQFVGYSSQGPASLDPHKPDFCSITHFTGYFNSDSGTSAATPIAAGVCALLKQGKPSASPDSIKNALIATAKDIGPAGWDQHSGAGIIGAKRAYDRLTKLLIKEGKGEIKDVKEIKERKLEKVEKLEIKEIKERKLEKNEVIETGKLQKDLRDTRKPIIEVPVPIPDPIRDPVINPIQPIGQGAATGIDLQSRIDNLEAVVQSLSTFISTDARPDLSQGALMNEGDLQAGDDTASQLMKDASDAMINKLTFDNSPR; encoded by the coding sequence ATGAAAAAACAAGCTAACCCCGCAACCGACGAGTCGTTGGCCGCCGGGCAGAGTGTGCTGGTCGAGATCAAAGTACCACAGGCAGGCTTGCAGGCCGGGCTACAATTTGAAACGACAATTCGGGCCACAACCGTAGCCTCAACGCTGGGCTTTGTCGTTGATCCGTCGTTTAATCCGGTGCCGGTTCGTCCTTCCAATACGCAGCGGGAAGCGATGCTCGCGGCCAATGAAGACAATCAGCATATCGTCGTCAAGGCGACGCTGACTGATGCGCAACGGGAAGCCGCCAAAGCAAGCCCCGATGTAATTGAAATCTGGTCGGACCCGGAAATAGAACCCATTGCCTGCCCCATTCCACCCTGCGATTGTTCGCCCGGTACGCCACACGGTACCATTGCCGACGTTGCTACCTATTTGGGCGTCAACCAGATCTGGAACGCAGGCAAACGGGGCGAGGGTATTGTGGTCGGTGTGGTCGACGGAGGAATCACGGCCACGGGCCGGACGCTGGCCGGTGGCGAAGCACCGGCTCGTACGATCAATAACGTCATCGGCGGCTGGCCGACCGATAGCTGGGGTACGCGCGGCTCGGGTTGGAACTACCACGGCAACATGTGCTCAACCGACGTGCTGGGCATGGCTCCCAACAGCCGGATCTACGACCTGCGAATTGCCGATGCCGCGAACACGACGGGACTGCTGTCCAACGCGTTGCAGGCATTTCAATGGGCAATCAACCAGCATGCCAGCAACGGAACGCCCCACGTCCTGACGAATAGCTGGGGTATTTTCAACATTGCTTCTGCCCCCGATTACGTCAGCAACCCCAACCACCCCTTCACGCGCAAAGTCGTCGAAGCCATCGACGCGGGTATCATCGTCCTGTTTGCCGCCGGTAACTGTGGCGACACCTGCCCCGACGGGCGCTGTGCCAGCAGTGGGCCGGGGCAAAGCATCTGGGGAGCCAACGGCCATCCGCGCGTGATAACCGTTGGTGCCGTCAACAAAGACGAGCAGTTTGTGGGCTACAGCAGTCAGGGCCCCGCTTCGCTCGATCCGCACAAACCCGACTTTTGCAGCATCACGCACTTCACCGGTTATTTCAATTCCGACAGCGGTACATCGGCGGCAACACCTATCGCGGCCGGGGTATGCGCCTTGCTGAAACAGGGGAAACCTTCGGCGTCGCCCGATAGCATCAAAAATGCGCTCATCGCTACGGCGAAAGATATTGGCCCGGCCGGTTGGGACCAGCATTCGGGCGCGGGTATTATCGGCGCCAAACGCGCTTACGATCGACTGACGAAGCTGCTTATCAAAGAAGGTAAAGGCGAAATCAAGGACGTCAAGGAGATCAAAGAACGCAAGCTGGAAAAGGTTGAAAAGCTGGAGATTAAAGAAATCAAGGAGCGCAAGCTGGAAAAGAACGAGGTCATCGAAACTGGTAAGCTCCAGAAAGACCTGCGCGATACGCGTAAGCCAATCATCGAGGTGCCCGTTCCTATTCCCGACCCAATCCGCGATCCGGTCATCAATCCCATCCAGCCCATTGGCCAGGGTGCAGCCACCGGTATCGACCTGCAAAGCCGAATTGATAACCTGGAGGCCGTTGTGCAATCGTTGAGCACATTCATCAGCACCGACGCCCGGCCCGATCTGAGTCAGGGAGCGCTGATGAACGAAGGTGATTTGCAGGCGGGCGACGACACGGCCAGTCAACTGATGAAAGACGCCAGCGACGCGATGATAAACAAGTTGACTTTCGACAATTCACCCCGCTAG